A genome region from Aestuariivirga litoralis includes the following:
- the pdxH gene encoding pyridoxamine 5'-phosphate oxidase, with amino-acid sequence MDLERLKVTTAQAGFTERDDPFALFAEWLKDAEKSEPNDGNAMTLATVDEEGLPNARMVLLKGFDEQGFVFYTNYESQKGQELLATLKAALVFHWKSLRRQVRVRGLVEKVTDAEADAYFNSRARDSRIGAWASAQSRPLEGRFALEASVAMYTAKYAIGNVPRPAYWSGFRVKPLSIEFWHDRPFRLHDRVAFRRAAVGDSWNKVKLYP; translated from the coding sequence ATGGATCTTGAACGCTTGAAAGTGACCACGGCGCAAGCGGGCTTCACCGAGCGTGATGACCCGTTTGCGCTGTTTGCCGAATGGCTGAAGGACGCGGAGAAATCCGAGCCTAATGACGGCAATGCGATGACGCTGGCCACGGTGGATGAAGAAGGCCTGCCCAATGCGCGCATGGTTCTGCTCAAGGGCTTTGATGAACAAGGTTTCGTTTTCTACACCAATTATGAAAGCCAAAAAGGCCAGGAATTGCTGGCCACGCTGAAGGCGGCCTTGGTGTTTCATTGGAAAAGCCTGCGCCGCCAGGTGCGGGTGCGTGGGCTCGTTGAAAAGGTCACGGACGCGGAAGCTGATGCGTATTTTAATTCGCGCGCGCGCGACAGCCGCATCGGCGCCTGGGCCAGTGCGCAATCACGGCCGCTGGAAGGGCGCTTCGCACTGGAGGCATCAGTGGCCATGTACACAGCCAAATATGCCATCGGAAACGTGCCACGCCCGGCCTATTGGAGTGGCTTTCGGGTGAAGCCGCTGTCGATTGAATTCTGGCATGACCGGCCTTTTCGCCTGCATGACCGGGTGGCTTTCCGCCGCGCCGCAGTGGGCGATAGCTGGAACAAGGTGAAGCTCTATCCCTAG
- a CDS encoding TlyA family rRNA (cytidine-2'-O)-methyltransferase produces the protein MSKLRLDEALVVRGLYPSRARARDAVMRGTVLVNEAPARKPSQNISEEDKLRVHDKARDYVSRAALKLIHALDHFNIEVDGRRCLDLGASTGGFSQVLLERGASQVIAIEVGHGQMMLQDERLDLREGVNARDLTRDDVPDDVSLVVCDVSFIPLHIALGPALELATEGSHLVALIKPQFEVGRDALGKGGIVREEHLQQQACDDVAEFIRRNGWRVLGVTASPMEGGDGNREFLIAAHKG, from the coding sequence GTGAGCAAACTCCGCCTCGATGAAGCCTTGGTGGTGCGCGGGCTTTATCCCTCGCGGGCCCGTGCTCGTGATGCTGTGATGCGCGGCACCGTGCTGGTCAATGAAGCCCCAGCCCGCAAGCCCTCGCAGAACATTTCCGAAGAAGACAAGTTGCGCGTGCATGACAAGGCGCGCGACTATGTATCCCGCGCCGCGCTGAAACTGATCCACGCGCTTGATCATTTCAATATTGAGGTGGACGGGCGCCGTTGTCTGGACCTTGGCGCTTCAACCGGCGGTTTCTCTCAAGTGCTGTTGGAGCGCGGCGCATCACAGGTCATCGCCATCGAAGTTGGCCACGGCCAGATGATGCTGCAGGATGAGCGGCTGGATCTGCGTGAGGGCGTGAATGCGCGTGACCTGACGCGTGATGACGTGCCGGATGATGTGTCTCTGGTGGTCTGCGATGTGAGTTTCATCCCGCTGCACATTGCACTGGGGCCCGCGCTTGAACTGGCGACGGAAGGTTCTCATTTGGTGGCGCTGATCAAGCCGCAATTCGAAGTGGGCCGCGACGCGCTGGGCAAGGGTGGCATCGTGCGCGAAGAACATCTGCAGCAGCAGGCCTGTGACGATGTGGCGGAATTCATCCGCCGCAACGGCTGGCGCGTGCTCGGCGTCACCGCTTCACCGATGGAAGGCGGCGACGGCAACAGAGAATTCCTGATCGCCGCCCATAAAGGCTAA
- a CDS encoding bifunctional allantoicase/(S)-ureidoglycine aminohydrolase: MTDSNYFAPHGGLPPQTQLLSGRAVFTEAYAVIPKGVMQDIVTSELPFWEKTRCWILARPLSGFSETFTEYIMEVSPGGGSKNPEPDAEVQAVLFVMEGRGTLNVAGKTHALEPGSYAYIPAGTAWTISNESKAPIRFMWVRKAYEAVQGIDKPEAFFLNEHDVVPGSMPGTKGAWSTTRFVSPTDLRHDMHVNIVNFEPGGVIPFMETHVMEHGLYVLEGKAVYRLNSDWVEVEAGDFMWLRAFCPQACYAGGPGRFRYLLYKDVNRHPKLRYR, translated from the coding sequence ATGACCGATTCAAATTATTTCGCACCCCATGGCGGCCTGCCGCCGCAAACCCAGCTGCTCAGCGGCCGGGCAGTTTTCACTGAAGCCTATGCCGTCATCCCCAAGGGCGTGATGCAGGACATCGTGACCAGCGAATTGCCCTTCTGGGAAAAAACCCGCTGCTGGATCCTGGCGCGCCCGCTATCCGGATTTTCCGAAACCTTCACCGAATATATCATGGAAGTGTCACCCGGCGGCGGCAGCAAGAACCCCGAGCCGGACGCTGAGGTGCAAGCCGTGCTGTTCGTGATGGAAGGCAGGGGCACGCTGAATGTGGCCGGCAAGACCCATGCATTGGAACCCGGCTCATACGCTTACATCCCCGCGGGCACGGCCTGGACCATCAGCAATGAAAGCAAAGCCCCCATCCGCTTCATGTGGGTGCGCAAAGCTTACGAAGCAGTGCAAGGCATCGACAAGCCGGAAGCTTTTTTCCTGAATGAACATGATGTGGTGCCGGGTTCGATGCCGGGCACCAAAGGCGCATGGTCCACCACGCGCTTTGTCTCGCCCACCGATTTGCGCCACGACATGCATGTGAACATCGTCAATTTCGAACCGGGCGGCGTGATCCCGTTCATGGAAACCCATGTGATGGAACACGGGCTTTACGTGCTGGAAGGCAAGGCGGTCTACCGGCTGAACAGCGACTGGGTGGAAGTGGAGGCCGGCGATTTCATGTGGCTGCGCGCTTTCTGTCCGCAAGCCTGTTACGCGGGCGGCCCCGGCCGTTTCCGCTATTTGCTCTACAAGGATGTGAACCGCCATCCGAAGCTGCGCTACAGATGA
- a CDS encoding L-threonylcarbamoyladenylate synthase: MTDMETAATILLGGGLVAFPTETVYGLGADATDDRAVARIYAAKGRPQFNPLISHVTDVEDAFALAEFPAAALTLAARFWPGPLTLVLPRKAGCPVSLLASAGLPSIALRVPQHPLALELLRAVGRPVVAPSANPSGRISPTTSQHVREGLGDKVDFILDGGPSAVGVESTVVSLLDDMPRLLRAGGLAREKIEDALGQKLQAPVAGPLHAPGQLESHYAPRAVMRLNAKEWREGEARLGFGALDAPLNLSRTGDVVEAAANLFAMLHQLDNANSSTIAVAAIPEMGLGEAINDRLKRAAAPRA; this comes from the coding sequence ATGACGGATATGGAGACAGCAGCGACTATTTTGCTTGGCGGTGGCCTGGTGGCTTTCCCGACCGAGACGGTTTACGGGTTGGGGGCCGATGCCACTGATGACCGTGCCGTGGCGCGGATTTATGCGGCCAAAGGGCGGCCGCAATTCAATCCGCTGATTTCGCATGTGACCGATGTTGAGGACGCTTTTGCGTTGGCGGAATTTCCGGCGGCGGCTTTGACTTTGGCGGCGCGGTTCTGGCCGGGGCCGTTGACGCTGGTGCTGCCGCGCAAGGCGGGCTGCCCGGTCTCGTTGCTGGCTTCGGCGGGGCTGCCATCGATTGCGCTCCGCGTGCCGCAGCATCCTCTGGCGCTGGAATTGTTGCGCGCAGTAGGCCGCCCGGTGGTGGCACCTTCTGCCAATCCTTCGGGCCGCATCAGCCCAACCACTTCGCAACACGTGCGTGAGGGTTTGGGCGACAAGGTTGATTTCATTCTTGATGGTGGGCCATCTGCAGTCGGGGTCGAATCCACCGTGGTGAGCTTGCTTGATGATATGCCACGCCTGTTGCGCGCGGGCGGCCTTGCACGCGAAAAAATAGAAGATGCCCTGGGTCAAAAACTGCAAGCACCCGTGGCCGGACCCCTGCACGCGCCAGGGCAACTCGAGTCTCATTATGCGCCGCGCGCTGTCATGCGGCTCAATGCGAAAGAGTGGCGTGAGGGCGAAGCACGGTTGGGATTTGGGGCGCTTGATGCGCCGCTCAACCTGTCGCGCACGGGCGATGTGGTGGAGGCTGCAGCAAATCTTTTTGCCATGCTGCATCAATTGGATAACGCCAATTCCTCAACAATTGCCGTAGCTGCGATTCCCGAGATGGGGTTGGGGGAGGCGATCAACGATCGCTTGAAACGTGCGGCGGCACCGAGGGCATGA
- a CDS encoding threonine aldolase family protein, whose translation MNFNSDNVYGVHPQIMDAIVAANARLTDVSYCHDDSAKEAEAALSKLFEKPVRAFSVMNGTGANSLSLSALCPPFGGIICHQDAHISTDECNCPELFTGGAKLLTVPGAGNKITPDSVSAKIAQYVHGEHGPKPSALSLSQATELGRVYTLAEIKALSDVAHKAGLKVHMDGARFANALVWLGCTPAEMTWKAGIDVLSFGGTKNGAMILESVVFFDEALAEDFLYRRKRAGQLLSKGRFLSAQMHAYLKDDLWLKNAGYANVRAAEAAAALTAVSGVRLAAPVEANEVFPIMPRRLFEALEKEGVKFYEWPLDGLAADECCARLVLSFATPEADVAKFAGLVKRLGN comes from the coding sequence ATGAATTTCAATTCCGACAATGTGTATGGCGTTCACCCGCAGATCATGGATGCCATTGTGGCGGCGAATGCGCGCCTCACCGATGTGTCCTATTGCCATGACGACAGCGCCAAGGAGGCTGAGGCCGCGCTTTCCAAACTGTTTGAAAAGCCGGTGCGGGCCTTCTCGGTGATGAACGGCACGGGTGCGAACAGTCTTTCACTTTCAGCTTTGTGCCCGCCATTTGGCGGCATTATCTGCCACCAAGACGCGCATATCAGCACCGATGAATGCAACTGCCCGGAGCTTTTTACCGGTGGAGCCAAGTTGCTGACGGTGCCGGGTGCCGGCAACAAGATCACGCCGGATTCGGTTTCCGCGAAGATTGCGCAATATGTGCATGGCGAGCATGGGCCGAAGCCATCGGCGCTTTCGCTGTCGCAAGCCACAGAACTGGGCCGCGTTTACACGCTGGCAGAGATCAAGGCGCTGAGTGATGTGGCCCACAAGGCGGGCCTCAAGGTACATATGGATGGCGCGCGCTTTGCCAATGCCTTGGTGTGGCTGGGCTGCACGCCGGCTGAGATGACGTGGAAGGCCGGCATTGATGTGCTGTCCTTCGGCGGCACCAAGAATGGTGCGATGATTTTGGAAAGCGTGGTGTTCTTTGATGAAGCTCTGGCAGAGGATTTTCTCTATCGCCGCAAGCGGGCCGGGCAGTTGCTCTCCAAAGGCCGTTTTCTTTCAGCACAGATGCATGCCTATCTGAAGGATGATCTGTGGCTGAAGAATGCCGGTTACGCCAATGTGCGTGCGGCGGAAGCTGCTGCTGCGCTCACTGCGGTGAGTGGCGTGCGGCTGGCCGCGCCCGTTGAAGCCAATGAAGTGTTCCCGATCATGCCGCGCCGTTTGTTCGAAGCGCTCGAAAAAGAAGGCGTGAAATTTTACGAATGGCCGCTGGACGGATTGGCAGCAGATGAATGCTGCGCGCGGCTGGTATTGTCGTTTGCCACGCCGGAGGCCGATGTGGCGAAGTTTGCCGGGTTGGTGAAGCGGCTGGGGAATTAG
- a CDS encoding SRPBCC family protein → MLIALIIIIVVIVAALLLYGLMQSPSFSVVREADFNASQAKVFDQLNDFRNWTAWSPWEGMDPNLKRTYSGADAGVGAHYAWVGNKKVGEGVMHITQSEKPNRMQLDLNFIKPFQASNITEFTLTPKDKGTHLKWEMRGTRPFLFRVLSFVFDMDKIVGKDFEKGLASIKTIVEK, encoded by the coding sequence ATGCTCATCGCACTCATCATCATCATCGTCGTCATTGTTGCGGCGTTGCTGCTTTACGGGCTGATGCAGTCACCGTCCTTCAGCGTGGTGCGCGAGGCGGATTTCAACGCCTCGCAAGCCAAGGTGTTTGACCAGCTGAATGACTTCCGCAACTGGACCGCCTGGTCGCCGTGGGAAGGTATGGACCCCAATCTGAAACGCACGTATTCCGGCGCTGATGCGGGTGTGGGTGCGCACTATGCCTGGGTGGGCAACAAGAAGGTGGGCGAAGGTGTGATGCACATCACGCAATCAGAAAAACCCAACCGCATGCAGCTTGATCTCAATTTCATCAAGCCGTTCCAGGCTTCCAACATCACCGAGTTCACCCTGACGCCGAAGGACAAGGGCACGCATCTGAAATGGGAAATGCGTGGTACGCGCCCGTTCCTGTTTCGCGTGCTGAGCTTTGTGTTCGACATGGACAAGATCGTCGGCAAGGATTTTGAAAAGGGCTTGGCCAGTATCAAGACGATCGTGGAGAAATGA
- a CDS encoding histone deacetylase family protein, with protein MPTLVYSHPTSLAHQTPDGHPERIDRIRAVHQVISSPLFKPLVHREAPLGTGEQIIRAHTEEHYQRLLAAAPEVGFEYLDSDTVMSAGTLPAVLRAVGGACAAVDAVMKGDGENAFVAMRPPGHHAEHNRAMGFCFFNQAAIAALHARAKHGAQRVAVIDFDVHHGNGTQDIFWSDENLFYGSTHQMPLYPGTGSRSETGVGNIFNAPLKAGDGGVEFREAMNSVILPALNLFEPELLIISAGFDAHVRDPLGSLELVEEDFAWATLQLMEIADTHCDGKIVSVLEGGYDLQGLAGGVGVHLQTLMHGSAFMDGMEEQEEDDNE; from the coding sequence ATGCCCACACTTGTCTATTCTCACCCAACGTCTTTGGCCCATCAGACGCCGGATGGCCATCCGGAGCGGATTGACCGCATCCGCGCCGTGCATCAGGTGATCTCCTCGCCGCTGTTCAAGCCGCTGGTTCACCGCGAAGCGCCGCTGGGCACTGGCGAACAGATCATCCGCGCCCACACCGAGGAGCATTACCAGCGCCTCTTGGCGGCTGCACCCGAAGTGGGCTTTGAATATCTCGATTCTGACACCGTTATGAGTGCGGGCACTTTGCCCGCCGTCCTGCGCGCCGTCGGCGGCGCCTGCGCTGCCGTCGATGCTGTGATGAAAGGTGATGGCGAAAATGCCTTTGTCGCCATGCGCCCGCCCGGCCACCATGCCGAGCATAACCGGGCTATGGGCTTTTGCTTTTTCAATCAGGCCGCCATCGCTGCCTTGCATGCGCGCGCCAAACACGGCGCGCAGCGCGTGGCCGTGATTGATTTCGATGTGCATCACGGCAATGGCACACAGGATATTTTCTGGTCGGATGAAAATCTGTTCTACGGGTCTACCCATCAAATGCCGCTTTATCCCGGGACCGGCTCACGCAGCGAAACCGGCGTGGGCAATATTTTCAATGCGCCTTTAAAGGCCGGCGATGGCGGCGTGGAATTTCGGGAAGCGATGAACAGCGTCATCCTGCCCGCGCTCAACCTGTTTGAGCCGGAACTGCTGATCATCTCCGCCGGTTTCGATGCGCATGTGCGCGATCCGCTGGGCAGCCTCGAACTGGTGGAAGAAGATTTCGCCTGGGCCACTTTGCAACTGATGGAAATTGCCGACACGCATTGCGATGGTAAAATTGTTTCGGTGCTGGAGGGCGGCTATGATCTGCAAGGTCTCGCCGGCGGCGTGGGCGTGCATTTGCAAACGCTGATGCATGGCTCCGCCTTCATGGACGGCATGGAAGAACAAGAGGAAGACGACAATGAGTGA
- a CDS encoding FAD-binding oxidoreductase, with amino-acid sequence MMDQNLRDRFIAIVGEKNAITDAADQVPYLKEWRDMWRGTTPVVLRPANTAEISAILKLAHETNTRIVPQSGNTGLVNGQIPQGDEVLLSLNRMTRVIEVDAANNTMTVEAGCILQNVQKAAEEVDRLFPLSLASEGSARIGGNLSSNAGGLNVLAYGNTRELCLGLEVVLADGRIWDGLRSLRKDNTGYDLKDLFIGAEGTLGVITAAVLKLFPRPRRYDTCFCAVSTPQAALELLHLVKGSNGHVVAFELLPAIGVGFAVQHMQAVNPLSTASPWYVLFEIADGSSESVEEVLDLSLTKGVLTDGALAQSEAQRQSFWHMRESLSESQKFEGGSIKHDVSVPVSRVPDFLEAAIAAVARFMPGARPCPFGHMGDGNIHFNVSQPVGMDKQAFLAQWQAMNEVVFAEVLKRNGSISAEHGIGRLKAQDMLKIKSPVELDMMRSLKQAFDPKNILNPGRVLPLESES; translated from the coding sequence ATGATGGATCAAAATTTGCGTGACAGATTCATTGCCATCGTCGGTGAGAAGAACGCAATCACCGATGCCGCTGACCAGGTGCCCTACTTAAAAGAATGGCGCGATATGTGGCGCGGCACCACGCCGGTTGTGCTGCGGCCGGCGAACACTGCGGAGATTTCCGCCATTCTGAAACTGGCGCATGAAACGAATACCAGGATCGTGCCGCAATCCGGCAATACCGGACTGGTGAACGGACAGATCCCGCAGGGCGATGAAGTGCTGCTGTCGCTCAACCGGATGACGCGGGTGATCGAAGTTGATGCAGCCAATAATACGATGACAGTGGAGGCTGGCTGCATTTTGCAGAATGTGCAGAAGGCGGCGGAGGAAGTGGACCGGCTGTTCCCGCTGTCGCTGGCCTCGGAAGGTTCGGCGCGGATTGGCGGCAATCTGTCGAGCAATGCGGGCGGGTTGAACGTGTTGGCTTATGGCAACACGCGCGAGCTTTGTTTGGGGCTTGAAGTGGTGCTGGCGGATGGCCGCATCTGGGATGGTCTACGCTCGTTGCGCAAGGACAATACGGGCTATGATCTGAAGGATCTGTTCATCGGCGCTGAAGGCACGCTGGGGGTGATCACTGCTGCGGTGCTGAAACTGTTTCCGCGCCCGCGCCGTTATGACACGTGTTTCTGCGCCGTGTCCACGCCGCAGGCGGCGCTGGAGTTGCTGCATCTGGTGAAGGGCAGCAATGGGCATGTGGTGGCGTTTGAATTGCTGCCTGCAATTGGCGTGGGCTTTGCGGTTCAGCATATGCAGGCGGTCAATCCGCTCAGCACTGCTTCGCCCTGGTATGTATTGTTTGAAATTGCCGATGGATCGTCGGAGAGCGTTGAAGAGGTGCTAGACCTCTCCCTTACCAAGGGAGTGCTCACCGATGGCGCATTGGCGCAATCAGAAGCGCAACGTCAGAGCTTCTGGCATATGCGCGAGAGTCTGTCGGAGTCGCAGAAATTCGAAGGCGGCTCGATCAAGCATGATGTTTCCGTGCCGGTTTCACGCGTTCCCGATTTTCTCGAAGCGGCCATCGCAGCAGTGGCGCGTTTCATGCCGGGTGCCCGGCCTTGCCCGTTTGGGCATATGGGCGACGGCAATATTCACTTCAATGTGAGCCAGCCGGTGGGCATGGACAAGCAGGCCTTTCTTGCACAGTGGCAGGCGATGAATGAAGTGGTGTTTGCTGAAGTGCTGAAGCGCAATGGCTCAATCAGTGCCGAACATGGCATTGGGCGGCTCAAGGCGCAAGACATGCTGAAGATCAAATCGCCGGTCGAGCTCGACATGATGCGCAGCCTCAAGCAAGCCTTCGACCCCAAGAATATTCTCAATCCCGGACGCGTTCTTCCTTTAGAAAGTGAATCATGA
- a CDS encoding trans-sulfuration enzyme family protein, protein MSNSKLRPETIAAQSATGIEPHSGAVSPPVYLTTTYARDENYQPRLKENYQRNGSPNLWALEETVARLEKGAAALAFASGMAAVVALTETIPQGGHVVAPAVMYYGVRAWLQELDRKGRISLTLCDPSNLEELSAAITPKTDLVWIETPVNPTWDVIDIAAAASAAHRVGAILAVDATSLGAVACNPLTLGADVIFHSATKYLNGHSDVLAGILVTREVNARWQEVQRLRTITGSPLPPFECWLLLRGLRTLFVRYNQATGNALAIARHFSNHPKIERVLYPGLATQNGHAIAKKQMTGGYGGMMSLQVKSDFNGAQRFCTLLKIIAPATSLGGVESLAEHRKTVEGPTSTLPDNLVRLSIGIENVNDLIADIEQALSGV, encoded by the coding sequence ATGTCGAACTCCAAACTCCGTCCTGAAACCATTGCCGCGCAGAGTGCCACCGGCATCGAGCCGCATTCCGGCGCCGTATCTCCACCCGTTTATCTAACCACGACGTATGCGCGTGATGAAAATTATCAGCCACGACTGAAAGAGAACTACCAGCGCAACGGTTCACCGAATTTGTGGGCGCTTGAAGAAACGGTGGCGCGTTTGGAGAAGGGCGCTGCTGCCTTGGCCTTCGCCTCAGGTATGGCTGCCGTGGTGGCGCTGACCGAAACCATTCCGCAAGGTGGGCATGTGGTGGCGCCCGCGGTGATGTATTACGGCGTGAGAGCCTGGCTGCAGGAACTGGACAGAAAGGGCCGCATTTCGCTCACGCTGTGTGATCCGAGCAATCTCGAAGAGCTATCCGCAGCAATTACACCGAAGACTGATCTCGTGTGGATCGAAACTCCGGTGAACCCGACTTGGGACGTGATCGACATTGCGGCCGCTGCTTCCGCCGCGCATAGAGTGGGCGCCATCCTCGCGGTGGACGCCACATCGCTGGGTGCTGTGGCCTGCAATCCGCTTACGCTGGGTGCAGATGTTATTTTCCACTCCGCCACCAAATATCTCAATGGGCACTCTGACGTTCTGGCTGGCATATTGGTCACGCGCGAAGTGAATGCGCGCTGGCAGGAAGTGCAACGCTTGCGCACGATCACCGGCTCGCCATTGCCGCCATTTGAATGCTGGCTTCTGCTGCGCGGGCTTCGCACGTTGTTTGTGCGCTACAATCAGGCCACCGGAAATGCGCTGGCCATTGCGCGGCATTTTTCCAATCATCCGAAGATCGAGCGCGTGCTGTATCCTGGCCTTGCCACGCAGAACGGCCATGCCATCGCGAAGAAGCAGATGACCGGTGGCTATGGCGGCATGATGAGCTTGCAGGTCAAATCGGATTTCAATGGCGCGCAGCGGTTTTGTACCTTGCTGAAAATCATTGCGCCAGCCACCTCGCTTGGCGGGGTGGAAAGCCTGGCCGAACATCGCAAGACGGTGGAGGGGCCGACGAGTACGTTGCCTGATAATCTCGTGCGCCTTTCGATCGGCATCGAGAATGTGAATGACCTGATCGCCGATATTGAGCAGGCGCTTTCGGGCGTTTAG
- a CDS encoding ureidoglycolate lyase, producing MKIEKLTRKGFAAFGDVIELAGAKHYGINQGFAERYDDLCNVDVIEGGAVKVSLFDVKPRPHPICIDLMERHPLGSQAFYPLQDEDWLVLVCGAPKDENSYRCFRATGKQGINYARNTWHFPLLVFAPSRFIIVDRKGPGNNLEEVMLEKALFLAP from the coding sequence ATGAAAATCGAAAAGCTGACGCGCAAAGGTTTCGCTGCTTTCGGTGATGTGATCGAACTGGCTGGTGCCAAGCACTACGGCATCAACCAGGGTTTTGCTGAGCGATATGATGACCTATGCAATGTTGATGTGATCGAAGGTGGTGCCGTCAAAGTCTCACTCTTCGACGTGAAGCCGCGCCCGCATCCGATCTGCATTGACCTGATGGAACGCCACCCTTTGGGCAGCCAGGCGTTCTACCCGCTTCAGGATGAAGATTGGCTGGTGCTGGTCTGCGGTGCCCCCAAGGACGAAAACTCATACCGCTGCTTTCGCGCCACGGGGAAACAGGGCATCAACTATGCCCGTAACACCTGGCATTTCCCGCTGCTGGTTTTTGCGCCATCAAGATTCATCATCGTGGACCGCAAGGGCCCCGGCAACAATCTGGAAGAAGTAATGCTGGAAAAGGCGCTCTTTTTGGCGCCCTAA
- a CDS encoding dihydrofolate reductase family protein — MSRVRVENFMVSVDGFAAGLNQTLKNPFGEGGMELPKSFLATKTFKTMIGKDGGSTGIDNQFASTGFDNIGASVMGRNMFGPQRGEWTDESWKGWWGPNPPYHTPVFVMTHYPRPSLVMEGGTVFEFVSDDLAAVVAKAKTAAQGKDVRLNGGVQTVRNGLLAGLVDHLHLAISPLVMGKGENLLAGIDLAKLGYSCVETKAGEGALHLVYQKLK, encoded by the coding sequence ATGTCGAGAGTACGCGTTGAGAATTTCATGGTTTCGGTGGATGGATTTGCCGCCGGGTTAAACCAGACTCTGAAAAATCCCTTTGGCGAGGGCGGCATGGAATTGCCGAAGTCTTTTCTGGCTACCAAAACGTTCAAAACCATGATTGGAAAAGATGGTGGCAGCACCGGTATTGATAATCAATTCGCCTCCACCGGCTTTGACAATATTGGCGCTTCGGTCATGGGCCGCAACATGTTCGGGCCGCAGCGCGGTGAATGGACGGATGAAAGCTGGAAAGGCTGGTGGGGGCCAAATCCGCCCTATCACACTCCGGTTTTTGTGATGACGCATTACCCAAGGCCGTCCCTCGTCATGGAGGGCGGCACGGTGTTTGAGTTTGTGTCAGATGATCTCGCTGCTGTGGTGGCAAAGGCCAAAACCGCAGCCCAGGGCAAGGATGTCAGGCTCAATGGTGGCGTTCAGACTGTTCGCAATGGTCTTCTTGCGGGCCTGGTTGATCATCTGCACTTGGCCATTTCGCCATTGGTGATGGGCAAGGGCGAAAATCTGCTGGCCGGCATTGATCTGGCCAAGCTTGGCTATTCCTGCGTTGAAACCAAAGCAGGCGAGGGCGCGCTGCATCTGGTCTATCAAAAACTGAAATAA
- a CDS encoding exodeoxyribonuclease VII small subunit, protein MSDATDITGMTFEKALAELETIVAKLESGKVDLEESIKIYERGEALRKHCQTKLAEAEARIEKITLSPQGKPTGVTKLDVE, encoded by the coding sequence ATGAGTGACGCCACCGATATCACCGGCATGACCTTTGAAAAGGCCTTGGCCGAGCTGGAAACCATCGTGGCCAAACTTGAAAGCGGCAAGGTTGACCTCGAAGAATCGATCAAGATCTATGAGCGCGGCGAAGCTCTGCGCAAGCATTGCCAGACCAAACTGGCAGAGGCAGAAGCCCGTATCGAAAAGATCACGCTCTCGCCGCAGGGCAAACCCACCGGCGTGACCAAGCTGGATGTGGAGTGA